The Nicotiana tabacum cultivar K326 chromosome 14, ASM71507v2, whole genome shotgun sequence genome contains a region encoding:
- the LOC107814299 gene encoding KIN14B-interacting protein At4g14310-like, translating into MSTTTSVRRLKDRGGAGVKITAPPSTKTLTPLSSKSGSVKSTGGESLRRSAGKENPRPTSRVRAATASASAHQKPMLRAMPRMDKAASSSATANAVEGGDSRAEPRARWSTSSVPRGRSSEFSKTLSKTSRVSKVSVNSRVLNDKVSENGNRVLKEVEKSGELYGKFDVKSDKIKKSEKVSKFCETKELSSSSVSIKSSVVNPNVKYPVLDEVKLKSLVEKCGNVVESNVQIPASEEVKVKSLVEKSGSIVESIVKDSRLMTRSNSYTGVLKEKCENEQGKVGMSVNKYPSKLHEKLAFLEGKVKRIATDIKRTKEMLDMNNPDSSKLIISDIQEKISGIEKAMGNVVDGDGKIGLLSCSKTENVDAGENISGIEKAMGNVVDGDEKIGSLSLSKTESVNADEKISGIDKAMCNVADGDRKIDLQSEKREEKLEDDGKSFVKGLNVQQLEARLFPHHKLLRERTSLKTLMGCTKSEELESVESTSEVKLEKKFTSPIDENPIAVEFLVSLSKELSKVTTRCEDAGLQITNVQDVDDTVSLEKQNSSLKLLKGKDSVDHLLASDERLESFDDQENKPDMIMEEEPEDSCTYELNEIGRKTSTGGWFVSEGESVLLTHDDSSCSFHDIVHCEEKADYKPPVGVSSNMWRDCWIIRAPGVDGSSGRYVVAASAGNSMDSGFCSWDFYTRDVRAFHVDDGFSTTRAPLASLPNNPMYRRNTLSSIMAPQNQQWWYKPCGPLIVSGASCQRMVRTYDIRDGEQILKWDLQRPMLAMDYSSPLQWRSRGKVVIAETEGLSLWDVNSMSPQPLLSVSSSGRQISALHVNNTDAELGGGVRQRVSSSEVEGNDGVFCTTDSINVLDFRHPSGIGLKIPKVGANVQSLFSRGDSLYLGCTTVKSAVKRQVSSQIQQFSLRKQRLCSNYVLPESNAHSHYMALTQVWGNSNFVMGVCGLGLFVFDSYKDDALQSSILDQNNGQNLRETIGPDDLYSPSFDYLSSRVLLISRDRPAMWKYMF; encoded by the exons atgtcGACGACAACATCAGTTCGCCGGTTAAAAGACCGCGGCGGCGCCGGAGTGAAGATTACCGCGCCTCCGTCCACCAAAACCCTAACCCCACTTTCCAGCAAATCTGGTTCCGTCAAGTCTACCGGCGGGGAGAGTCTCCGGCGTTCTGCCGGTAAAGAAAACCCCAGACCCACATCTCGGGTTCGGGCCGCGACGGCGTCGGCGTCGGCCCATCAAAAACCGATGCTTCGTGCCATGCCGAGAATGGACAAGGCAGCATCGTCATCGGCGACGGCGAACGCAGTTGAAGGTGGCGACTCACGTGCCGAGCCACGTGCGAGGTGGTCAACGTCGTCTGTGCCGAGAGGTAGGAGTTCAGAGTTCTCTAAGACTTTGTCGAAAACATCCAGGGTTTCTAAGGTTTCAGTGAATTCTAGGGTTTTGAATGACAAAGTGAGTGAAAATGGGAATAGGGTTTTGAAAGAAGTGGAGAAAAGTGGTGAACtttatggaaaatttgatgtAAAGTCTGACAAAATCAAGAAATCTGAAAAAGTTTCTAAATTTTGTGAGACAAAAGAGCTTAGCTCAAGCTCAGTTTCAATAAAATCAAGTGTGGTTAATCCTAATGTGAAATATCCTGTTTTAGATGAAGTAAAGTTGAAATCTTTGGTCGAAAAGTGTGGGAATGTTGTTGAGTCTAATGTGCAAATTCCTGCTTCAGAGGAGGTAAAGGTGAAATCTTTGGTTGAAAAGAGTGGTAGTATTGTTGAGTCTATTGTGAAAGATTCAAGATTGATGACCAGATCGAATAGTTATACTggagttttgaaagagaaatGTGAAAATGAACAAGGGAAGGTTGGCATGAGTGTGAATAAGTACCCTAGTAAGCTGCACGAGAAGCTCGCGTTCCTGGAAGGGAAAGTGAAGAGGATTGCAACGGATATTAAGAGGACTAAGGAGATGTTGGATATGAATAATCCTGATTCTTCAAAGTTGATCATTTCAGATATCCAAGAGAAGATATCCGGGATTGAGAAGGCAATGGGTAATGTAGTTGACGGTGATGGAAAAATAGGTTTGCTGAGCTGCAGTAAAACTGAGAATGTGGATGCTGGTGAGAATATATCCGGAATTGAGAAGGCTATGGGTAATGTAGTTGATGGTGATGAAAAAATAGGTTCGCTAAGTCTCAGTAAAACTGAGAGTGTGAATGCTGATGAGAAGATATCCGGGATTGATAAGGCGATGTGCAATGTAGCTGATGGCGACAGAAAAATAGATTTGCAGAGtgagaaaagggaagaaaaacttGAGGATGATGGGAAAAGCTTTGTGAAAGGATTGAATGTACAGCAATTAGAGGCGAGGTTGTTCCCTCACCATAAATTGCTAAGAGAGAGGACATCATTGAAGACATTAATGGGCTGTACCAAAAGTGAGGAACTTGAATCTGTTGAATCAACTAGTGAAGTGAAGCTTGAGAAGAAATTTACCAGCCCTATTGATGAGAACCCTATTGCTGTGGAGTTCTTGGTTTCTCTTAGTAAGGAGCTATCTAAAGTTACTACTAGGTGTGAGGATGCTGGTTTGCAGATTACCAATGTTCAAGATGTGGATGATACAGTAAGTTTGGAAAAACAAAACTCTTCTTTGAAACTGCTCAAAGGAAAAGATAGTGTTGATCATCTTTTGGCAAGTGATGAgagacttgaaagttttgatgATCAAGAGAATAAACCAGATATGATCATGGAGGAAGAGCCGGAAGATAGTTGTACATATGAGCTCAATGAGATTGGCCGTAAGACTTCTACCGGAGGGTGGTTTGTCTCTGAGGGAGAATCGGTTCTCCTCACACACGATGACAGTTCTTGCTCCTTCCATGATATTGTGCATTGTGAG GAGAAAGCCGATTACAAACCTCCTGTTGGGGTCTCATCAAATATGTGGAGAGATTGTTGGATAATTCGTGCTCCTGGCGTAGATGGTTCCTCAGGGAGATATGTTGTGGCAGCATCTGCTGGAAATTCCATGGATTCAGGTTTTTGTTCCTGGGACTTCTACACTAGAGATGTGCGAGCCTTTCATGTCGATGATGGATTTAGTACTACAAGAGCACCCCTTGCTTCATTACCCAATAACCCAATGTATAGGAGAAATACTCTGTCATCAATTATGGCACCACAAAATCAGCAATGGTGGTACAAACCTTGTGGACCACTCATCGTATCAGGTGCTAGTTGCCAAAGGATGGTCAGAACTTATGATATTCGTGATGGAGAGCAGATCCTGAAATGGGATTTACAGAGACCAATGTTGGCTATGGATTACTCAAGTCCTTTGCAATGGAGAAGCAGAGGAAAAGTAGTGATAGCTGAGACAGAGGGTCTTTCTTTATGGGATGTCAATTCTATGAGTCCTCAACCACTGCTTTCTGTATCATCCTCTGGTCGCCAAATTTCTGCACTACATGTAAATAATACAGATGCTGAGCTAGGTGGAGGAGTTCGACAAAG GGTTAGTTCCTCTGAAGTGGAAGGAAATGATGGCGTGTTTTGCACTACTGATTCCATCAATGTATTAGATTTCCGTCACCCTTCTGGTATAGGTCTAAAAATACCAAAGGTTGGTGCAAATGTACAATCACTTTTCTCCCGTGGAGACTCTCTATATCTTGGCTGCACGACTGTGAAATCTGCTGTGAAAAGACAAGTTTCCTCACAGATCCAGCAGTTCTCGTTGCGCAAGCAGAGGCTTTGCAGCAACTATGTATTGCCAGAATCAAATGCTCACTCCCATTACATGGCTTTAACACAAGTTTGGGGAAACTCAAACTTTGTTATGGGAGTTTGTGGACTCGGGCTATTTGTTTTCGACTCATATAAGGATGATGCATTGCAATCTTCCATTTTGGATCAAAACAATGGGCAGAATTTGAGAGAAACAATTGGACCTGATGATTTGTATTCTCCTTCTTTTGATTACTTGTCATCTAGAGTTCTTCTCATATCAAGAGATCGCCCAGCTATGTGGAAGTATATGTTTTAA